The Macaca mulatta isolate MMU2019108-1 chromosome 19, T2T-MMU8v2.0, whole genome shotgun sequence sequence ggagaatcacttgaacccaggaggcagaggttgcagtgagccgagatcacaccactgcattccagcctgggtgacagagtgagaccctgtctcaaagaaaagaaaaaaaagcatcgATTAAAAATTTACTAtgtgctggccaggtgcagtggctgatgcctgtaatcccagcactttgggaggccgaggtaggtggatcacctgaggtcaggagttcgaaaccagcctgatcaacgtggtgaaaccccgtctctactaaagatacaaaaaaattaaggccaggtgcagtggctcacgcctgtaatcccaacactttgggaggccggggcaggtggatcacgaggtcaggaggatatcaagattatcctggctaacacggtgaaaccccgtctctactaaaaacacaaaaaattagccgggcatggtggcacgtgcctgtaatcccaggtactcgggaggctggggcaggagaatagcttgaacctgagaggcggaggttgcagtgagccaagatcgcaccattgcagtccagcctgagtgtcaagagcgagactccatctcaaaaaaaaaaaaaaagatttaccatGTGCTAAGTACTGTGTTAGGGTTTATGCTGATAATTTAATCCTCTcaataaccctatgaggtagatattgTCATTATCCTCATTTCACCAAACAGTGTATGTTGGAAGAATAGGACACTGAAGGATGGTGGGGAAGTGGGTCCACAGATTATTTTGGAAGGCTCCTGATCATTCTGCAGTAGGTGGAGTTCTTTAAGAGACTGGAGTTTTGCTGAGATTTTGTTTCCCTATCTTGACGAAAATACTCTTGACTGTCAACAGTGTTGAGAACAGAACTGGCCTATCGTTGTCATGGTTGAGGAAGCTGATCAAATGCACTTAGTACTTAAAATTGGGGGAGCTCAGCTGTGTGTGCAGTGAGAGTGCTGGATACCCAGGGGCTGTTAAGCAAAAAATAGCTGCAAATATTATGCAATTGCTGCATGCAGACTCAGTTCTAAGTGCTCCATAGTTTATCACCTTACAACAACCCCACAAGGTAGATCATCTTAGCCTGATACTAGCCGCGTGACGTTAGCAAATTCCTCACCCTCTCtttgcctcagtcttctcatctgtaaaacagagatggTAATGTTATCTGGCCCCATAGGTTGGGAGTGAGGAGGTGTGAGGCTATGTTATTTAAAGCTCTTACTTAGCAAAGCACCTGGCAGGTAGCAGGGTAGCAGGCACTCAAGAAGCATtggctggccgggcacagtggctcatgcttataagcctagcactttgggaggccaaggtgggaggatcgcttgaggccaggagttcaagaccggcctgagtaacatagcaagacctcatttctccaaaaatatttttttaaatagctgggcacggtggtgcacacctgtagtcccagctacttgggaggctgaggcaggaggatcacttgagcccaggagtttaaggctgcagtgagctgcagtagtgcctctgcattccagcctgggtgatagagtgagaccctgtctctaaaaaagcaaaataagaagAGGATATGCTGGCTGTTATTATCTTTGTTTACCAGTTGAGGCACACGAAAAGTTAAATAAGGTGAAGGcacacaaaaagttaaaaaagacacacaaaaagtTCAATAAGGTACTCTGCAAGTACAGAGCTGGTGGAGGGAACCTTCTGGGGGATGGAAGTGTTCCGCATGCTGATCTGGGCACACCAGTGTATGCGTCTGTACATATGTGTGCAACTGTATACCTAAGATTTGTGCACTTCACCGTATATAAATGATACCTCGGCTGCTAAGCTGCAGGGTTTTTGTATTAGGGCCGATTTTGGGTCAGCAAGCATCTTAGCTCAGAGCACAGTCTCTGGAACCGgcctcctgtgttcaaatcctgTCACTCCTTACTGGCTGCTTGTTCTTGGGCTCCCTACCTTGCCCCTCTGTGCCTGTGTTCCCACCTGCAGCATGGGGTTATGGTGATTGAGGGAGTATCAGCCAAATGCTTACATGGTCCTGGCACGTGGTAAGGGAGCTGGGGGTGCTTATTAATTGCCCCGTGGGCCATGCCAGTAGCAGAGGAGCTTGTGGTCTTGCAGGGCCTCGGAACGTCCCCTCTCCACCCACATCCCCCTACCTCCCGCCCCCAGGGCCTGCGACGGGAGATCCAGGCGCACGGGCCGCGCCTGGAGGAGGTGCTGGAGCGCGCGGGCGCGCTGTCGTCGCTGCGCAgcccggaggcagaggctgtgcgCCGGGGCCTGGAGCAGCTGCAGAGTGCCTGGGCCGGACTGCGGGAGGCTGCAGAGCGACGGCAGCAGGCGCTGGACGCCGCCTTCCAGGTGGAGCAGTACTACTTCGACGTGGCGGAGGTGGAGGCGTGGCTGGGCGAGCAGGAGCTGCTCATGATGAGTGAGGATAAGGGCAAGGTGCGCCCGAGCTGGGGGTGCGGAGGGCCTGGGGGCGCTGGAGCCCGGGGCCGCCGCTGCCGCCTCATCGTGGGCGCTTTGTGCCCCTAGGACGAACAGAGCACTCTGCAGCTGCTCAAGAAACACCTGCAGCTGGAGCAAGGCGTGGAGAACTACGAGGAAAGCATCGCTCAGCTGTCGCGCCAGTGCCGGGCGCTGCTGGAGATGGGGCACCCGGACAGGTGGGCTTGCGGGGATGGGACGGGGGCGTGGCCAGTTCACAGGAATGGTCCAGCAGGACCTGAAGCTTCACTGTTGGGAGCGCAGCGCTGGAATTGGACGTTGGGTGGGAGAGGTCCTCCTTGCTGTGTCCTGGAGCCCTCGGATTTGGCAAGTGGGCTGGCTGGAATGGGAGGACACGGCCCAGAGATGGTTGAGAGGGTGGGGCCAGGAGCACTTGGATATGAGTGTAGTTGTGGGCACCTCGTCGGGGGAGAAAAGAGGAGGTGATGTCTAGGACTGGGGCAGAGAAGAATTTGCTCAGGACAAGCAAGGGGCTCTTTCTACCCAGTGTCTGGGAGAACAGAAAAGCCTGTGCTGAGATTGGCTatgggggtggggctggagacCTCCTGGTGTGCAGTGGATGATGTTGCCTGGTGTAGGCGGGTGCTGAGCTCCAGGCCTGGACCGGGGATGGAATCTGAAAGGAGGTACAGAGAGAGAGACCTCTGTGCAACTGGGCTCAGAGATTGGGGCTAGAGGTGGGGTGATTGGCTGGGGACCCAACCTGGGAGTCCAGAGTCCCACTCAGGTTCCTGGATAAGGGAGGCGTGAGACTGAGATAGAAACTGGGTGAGGctgccgaggtgggcggatcacttaaggtcaggagttggagaccaacttggccaacatggtgaaaccccgtttctactaaaaataaaaaattagcctggcatggtggcgtgtgcctgtaatcccagctactggggaggctgaggcaggagaatggcttgaacctgggaggcagagtttgcagtaagccgagatcatgccaccacactgcagcctggcgacagagcaaaattccatcaaaaaaaaagaaaaagaaaaaaagaaactaggtGAGGCTGGATAGAGGTGAACTTATCCATCTAGGGAAGCACAGCTTTCCCTGCATGCTGAAATGCAGGGCTGTCTGAACCCAAGACTTGCAGAAAACACAGTTctggctaggcatagtggctcatgcctgtagtctcaacactcggaggctgaggcaagaggatcgtttgagcccagaagtttgagaacagagGGAACATTGTGAGAcctcatcgctacaaaaaaatcaaaaagttagccaggtgtagagtcacgcacctatagtcccactTTGGAGGCTgcgatgggaggatagcttgagcatgggaggtggaggctgcagtgagttgtgatcacaccactgcactcccgcctaagcaacagagcaagaccctgtctccaaaaaaaaaaaaaaaaagaaaaggaaagaaagaaaaggaaagaaaacagagctCTACCTGGGGACACAGCTTTGTCTGAAGATTCCAAGGAAACACAGCCCTGTCTTGGGGAGGGGGTTTAGGGGGGTCACGCTCTGCCCCAGCAGTCTCAGGGGTCCATCCCTGCCCCTCCATGTCCCCCATCAGCGAGCAGATCAGCCGGCGGCAGTCTCAGGTGGACCGCCTGTACGTGGCGCTCAAGGAGCTGGGTGAGGAGCGCCGGGTGGCTCTGGAACAGCAGTACTGGCTGTACCAGCTCAGCCGCCAGGTGAGCGAGCTTGAGCACTGGATCGCCGAGAAGGAGGTGGTGGCTGGTTCACCGGAGCTCGGCCAGGACTTTGAGCATGTCTCGGTGAGCATCATTAGTAATAAGTGATACCAGGAGCTACCACTAAGGTTCTCtgggcctccgtttcctcatctgtagtaTGAGGATAATAACAGCAGCCGCCTCATGGCTCTGCGGTGAGACAAATGAGTTAATATGATGTAAAGCACTGAGGACCCTGCTTGGCACACATGGTGCCTCCCAGTGTTAGTTACTGTTACCagcttattattttattgttacttattgttatttttattgttactattttgcTACTTTTCTTGCTAGGTGTTCAGTAAGTGTTAGATATTAttttttatgatgatgatgatgattctcATTATTCTTACCTGCCACAAAATGGTAGtctctgccaggtgtggtggctcacgcctgtaatcccaacactttgggaggccgaggcaggtggaccacttgaggtcaggagtatgagaccagcctggccaacatagtgaaaccctgtctctactaaaaacacaaaaaaattagctgggtgtggtggcgcacgcctgtagtcttagctatttgggaggctgaggcaggagaatcgcttgaacccgggaggtgaaggttgcagtgagtggctattgaaccactgcactccaaccgggatgacagaccaagactctgtatcaaaaagaaaaaaaaaattgcaggctGGAGGGGGCTGGTGTGTGCTGCCCCTTTGCTCACTTTGCTGTACCCCTTCCCCCGCCCCCAACTTCCTGATGGCAGGTGCTGCAGGAGAAATTCTCAGAGTTCGCCAGCGAGACAGGTACAGCAGGGAGGGAGCGGCTGGCAGCTGTGAACCAGATGGTGGATGAGCTGATCGAGTGTGGCCATACAGCAGCAGCCACCATGGCCGAGTGGAAGGACGGGCTGAACGAGGCCTGGGCTGAGCTGCTGGAGCTCATGGGCACACGGGCCCAGCTGCTGGCCGCCTCTCGGGAGCTTCATAAGTTCTTCAGTGATGCCCGAGAGCTTCAGGGACAGATTGAGGAGAAGCGGAGGCGGCTGCCCCGCCTGACCACCCCGCCTGAGCCGAGACCCAGCGCCAGTTCCATGCAGCGGACCCTGAGAGCCTTTGAGCATGACCTGCAGCTCCTCGTGTCCCAGGTGGGGCTCCAGTGGCCATCGGGGCAGGTGGAAGGGCCCAGACAGCTGATGAGTGCTGTGGAGCAGGTTGAAATTAGGCAGTGGCACAGACAAAAAGCATACTACAGAACAGGAAGAAATTAGATAATGGAGCAGATAGAAAATGGACTGATGGAATGGTATATAGAAATCAGGTAGTGGCAGGGAAAAGTGGTACAGAAGGTCTCACAGATACTAAACAGCTtccaactgggtgtggtggctgacgctgtaatcccagccctttgggaggccaacacaggtggatcatctgaggtcaggagtttaagaccagcctggccaacatggtgaaaccccatctctactaaaaatacgaaaattagccaggtctggtggtgggcaccagtaatcccagctacttgcgaggctgaggcaggagaatcgcttgaacccaggaggcggaggttgcagtgagccgagatctcgccattgcaatccagcctaggtgacaagagtgatactccatctcaaaaaaaaaaaaaagaaaaaagcttccaACAGAGATTGGGCAGTGGTTCTCCTAAAACTGTGAATTTTACCTAAATCCAGATCGAGGGTCTAAAGGGAATTTTGAGAATGCTAAGAGGAATTTGGCTATGGTGTAGATAGAAATTAGACAACAGACAAGActaggcgcagtgactcatgcctataatcccaacattttgggaggctgaggcgggcagatcacgaggtcaggagttcaagaccagtctgaccaacatgatgaaaccccgtctgtactaaaaatacaaaaattagtaggcgtggtggcaggcacctgtaatctcagatactcaggaggctgaggcaggagaatcgcttgaacccgggaggcggaggttgcagtgagccgagatcgcgccactgcactctagcctggatgacagaacgagactccttctcaaaaaaaaaaaaaaggccgggcatggtggctcacgcctgtaatcccagcactttgggaggccgaggagggtggatcacaaggtcaggggattgagaccaaccaggctaacacagtgaaaccctatcgctaatacaaaaaaaaaaaaaaattaaccgggcatggtggcgggctcctgtagtcccagctacttgggaggctgaggcaggagaatggtgtgaacccgggagggggagcttgcagtgagccaagatcacgccattgccctacagcctgggcgacagagtgagacttcacctcaaaaaaaaaaaaaaaaaaagaaaagaaaagaaaagaaaagaaattagataACGGGTCTGTGATAGAAATCATATGACTTTTCTGAAAGTAATTTGATAGAGGTGAATTTAATGAAAAAGGCAACAGAGATTAGAAATTAGGCAGAGGGTATGGCCAGAATTCGGAGGTGGATCTGAGCAGTCAGATGGAAATGAAGCTGCAGGCCCAGTACAACTCAGGGAGCAGGACTGAAAGAAATCGGGTTGCAGGTCTAATGGAAGGTAGAAGTtaggcaattttttttgttttgttttgttttgtttcgagacaaggtctcactctgtcacccaggctggagtgcagtggcttgatctcagctcactgcaacctctgcctcccaggctcaagcgatttccctgcctcagccttccaaatagctaggattatacgtacacgccaccatgcccagctaagttttgtatttttagtagagatgggatttcaccatgttggccaggctggcctcaaaatcctgacctcaggtgatccatccgtcttggcctccctaagtgctaggattataggcatgagctactgcacccagctggcaattactattattattattatgaggtggagtctcactttgtcacccaggctggagtgcagtggtgtaatctcgactcactgcaacctctgcctcccgggttcaagtgattctcccacttcagcctcctgagtagctgggagtacaggtgcgagccaccacacccaactaatttttgtatttttagtagagatgcggtttcaccatgttggccaggctggtcttgaactcctgacctcaagtgatttgcccgccttggcctcccaaagtgctggggttacaggcatgagccaccatgcccagcccaattaTTTTTATAGATCCTATAAGTGACTTAGAAATCAGGCTGAGAGATTGACAGCAATAAGTGGTGGATCTGTTAGAGATGGGGAGGTCACGCCAAAAGAAATCAGGAGATTTAACCAACAGAGTGAGCAacaggctgagcgcagtggctcatgcctgtaatctcagcactttgggaggccgaggtgggaggactgcttgagcccaggagttcaagatgagcctgggcaacatagtgagactccatctccattacaacatatatgtgtgtatcctggtgcagtggcatgcacctgtagttccagctattagtaggctgaggcaggaggatcacttgagcccagggtgtcaaggttgcagtgaattgtgtttgtgccactgcactgcagcctgcacaacagagcaagaccctgtctcaaaacaaacaaacaaacaaaaaacccaaaacccgAAAGATAGAGTGAGCAGAACTCATACAGCAGAATGAATGGAAATTGGGTAGGGGACTAACAGCAATTGAACAGACATTGTGTAGGAAACTGGGCTACTACGAAGGAGTGGGTTTGAAATaaaccaagttaaaaaaaaattagcacatCTAAAAGACATCAAAGTGGAAGGGGGTTTCCTGACAGACCCAAGGTAGAGGTGGGCCTGCCTGAAAACATAGGTGACAGACCCAATAGAAATAGAGCTCTCAGACCAAAAGAAATCAGGCAGTGGGCTGAAAGAGACGTGGTAGTAGAACCAAAAGAAGTCAGAACGCGGGTAAGTCAAAGAGAAATCAGGCAGCAGATATGACAGGAGCCTGGCTGTGGGATCACAGTGTGAGGCTCCTTATATCTTGGGGTTCCGTGCTGGAGCAGATGGCGGGAGGGAGGGCACAGCCTGGGCCCCATGGAGGGCTGGCGCCCGACCTGGCATGCCCCTCAGGTACGGCAGCTGCAGGAGGGGGCGGCCCAGCTGCGGACGGTGTATGCGGGTGAACATGCCGAGGCCATCGCTAGCCGGGAACAGGAGGTGCTGCAGGGTTGGAAAGAGCTGCTGTCAGCCTGCGAAGATGCCCGCCTGCACGTCAGCTCCACGGCCGACGCCCTGCGCTTCCACAGCCAAGTCCGCGACCTGCTTTCCTGGATGGATGGCATCGCCAGCCAGATTGGGGCAGCCGACAAGCCCAGGTGCCCCTCATCCCTCCTCGGGCTTCCTGCCTGCCCCTGGCGGCCTCCCCCAGCCAACCCCAGCCCATTGACAGCCCCCTTCCCAACCGAATGACAACAGCCACTATCTGTGTGGCacctctgtgtgccaggcactgttctaggtgcttcgTGTGTATTCAGACCCCATTTTTAAGCCTGTCATTGGGGACTTAGGTCATGGGGCATCCTTCTGTCCTCTGTCCTTCCCAGTTGCCCATAATTACCCTCTCCATGGGATGTCACAGCATGAAACAGGCTAAAGACAGGATGGGCAAGGGAGGTGTGGGACTGTATTTGTGAGGGTGGGTGAAGAATTGTAACAATTCCAGCATCGCAGTGGCTTCATTAGTAGGCATTGACTTATTGCTCACATAGTGGCTGGATGTGAGTGTCCGGCAGAATCCTGTCCCATGGTGATTGGGAGCAGGGTCCTTCCATCACACCATCCTGGGAGTCACATGCTGGACCTTCTGCATCACGCTGCAAATGGGAAAAGACAGAAGGAGGATTACACAGAAGGTTTTAGGGATAAAGCCAGCACTCACACACTGCCAGTCTAGTGGCCTAACCTGTCTGCCAGGgaggctgcaaattttttttcttttgagacgtagtcttgctctgtcgaccaggctggagtgcagtggcacagtatcagctcactgcaacctccatctgccaggttcaagcgattctcctgcctcagcctcccaagtagctgggactacaggtgcccaccaccatgtctggctaattttgtatttttagtagagatggggtttcaccgtgttggccactctggtctcaaactcctggcctcaagtgatccacccgcctcagcctcccaaagtgctgggattacagatgtaagccaccgtgcctgacctagGCTGGAAATTTAGTCACATGGTGTGGCCAGGAAGAAAAGGACCTGGGGAATCAGGGATACCTGGCATTGCTTCTGGGAATGCAGGGCCTGGAGCCTGCATTCATTTACTcagcaaatatgtattaaatgcatATGGTGTGCCACGTGGTGAGCAAGGCCAAGCCCTTGCCCTGAGACAGATTGCATTCTCATAGCACTTATTACTTTCTGAAATATAGTATGGGGgcggggcatgatggctca is a genomic window containing:
- the SPTBN4 gene encoding spectrin beta chain, non-erythrocytic 4 isoform X3, producing the protein MLMARDGTREDSHKLHKRWLRHQAFMAELAQNKEWLEKIEREGQQLMQEKPELAASVRKKLGEIRQCWAELESTTQAKARQLFEASKADQLVQSFAELDKKLLHMESQLQDVDPGGDLATVNSQLKKLQSMESQVEEWYREVGELQAQTAALPLEPASKELVGERQNAVGERLVRLLEPLQERRRLLLASKELHQVAHDLDDELAWVQERLPLAMQTERGNGLQAVQQHIKKNQGLRREIQAHGPRLEEVLERAGALSSLRSPEAEAVRRGLEQLQSAWAGLREAAERRQQALDAAFQVEQYYFDVAEVEAWLGEQELLMMSEDKGKDEQSTLQLLKKHLQLEQGVENYEESIAQLSRQCRALLEMGHPDSEQISRRQSQVDRLYVALKELGEERRVALEQQYWLYQLSRQVSELEHWIAEKEVVAGSPELGQDFEHVSVLQEKFSEFASETGTAGRERLAAVNQMVDELIECGHTAAATMAEWKDGLNEAWAELLELMGTRAQLLAASRELHKFFSDARELQGQIEEKRRRLPRLTTPPEPRPSASSMQRTLRAFEHDLQLLVSQVRQLQEGAAQLRTVYAGEHAEAIASREQEVLQGWKELLSACEDARLHVSSTADALRFHSQVRDLLSWMDGIASQIGAADKPRCPSSLLGLPACPWRPPPANPSPLTAPFPTE
- the SPTBN4 gene encoding spectrin beta chain, non-erythrocytic 4 isoform X2, with translation MPGAVRGAGAGGTEGPAPRGGERSGGTSKTTSRLDGWIHEKMLMARDGTREDSHKLHKRWLRHQAFMAELAQNKEWLEKIEREGQQLMQEKPELAASVRKKLGEIRQCWAELESTTQAKARQLFEASKADQLVQSFAELDKKLLHMESQLQDVDPGGDLATVNSQLKKLQSMESQVEEWYREVGELQAQTAALPLEPASKELVGERQNAVGERLVRLLEPLQERRRLLLASKELHQVAHDLDDELAWVQERLPLAMQTERGNGLQAVQQHIKKNQGLRREIQAHGPRLEEVLERAGALSSLRSPEAEAVRRGLEQLQSAWAGLREAAERRQQALDAAFQVEQYYFDVAEVEAWLGEQELLMMSEDKGKDEQSTLQLLKKHLQLEQGVENYEESIAQLSRQCRALLEMGHPDSEQISRRQSQVDRLYVALKELGEERRVALEQQYWLYQLSRQVSELEHWIAEKEVVAGSPELGQDFEHVSVLQEKFSEFASETGTAGRERLAAVNQMVDELIECGHTAAATMAEWKDGLNEAWAELLELMGTRAQLLAASRELHKFFSDARELQGQIEEKRRRLPRLTTPPEPRPSASSMQRTLRAFEHDLQLLVSQVRQLQEGAAQLRTVYAGEHAEAIASREQEVLQGWKELLSACEDARLHVSSTADALRFHSQVRDLLSWMDGIASQIGAADKPRCPSSLLGLPACPWRPPPANPSPLTAPFPTE